The uncultured Desulfuromonas sp. genome contains the following window.
CGATCTGGCACATGATTCTCGATCAGTTCGCCACCGGCCGTAACATGACCGATGTCAGTGCCGCGCTGGGGCTGCTGGCCGATCATGACAACCGCGACAGCCGTCACGCTCTTGACACGTTTTATGCCACCTGGAAAGAGGATCCTCTGGTGGTGGAGAAGTGGCTGGGGATTCAGGCACGGTCGCGACGTGAAGACTGTCTGGAACAGGTGGAGCGGCTGATGGGAACACCGGCATTCAACCTGCACAACCCCAATAAGGTGCGCTCACTAATCGGTGTGTTCTGTCAGGGCAACAGTGTCCGTTTTCATGCGGCTGATGGCTCCGGTTACGATTTTTTGCGTCGTCAGGTCGCGCTCATCGACCCGTTCAACCCGCAGATTGCCGCCCGTCTGGTGTCGCCGCTGCTGCGCTGGCCCCGTTATGACGATACGCGCAGTGCGCTGATGAAACAGGCGCTGGAGCAACTGCAGGCGAAAAACACCCTGTCGGCCGATCTCTATGAAATGGTCAGCAAGGGTCTTGATCAGAACAAAAAAGGGTAATGGTGGGATGATGGCGGTACCCTGGTCCGGAATCCGTTTTGCCATTGATCGTGGCGGCACGTTTACCGATGTCTATGCCCAACTGCCCGACGGGCGCAGCTTTGTGCATAAGCTGCTCTCCGAAGACCCGCACAATTACACGGATGCACCGCGCGAAGGGATCCGCCGTATCCTCGAGCAGATTGGCGGCGAGGCGTTGCCGGAACAATTCAGTGCCGAGGGCATTGCTTCGGTGCGGATGGGAACGACCGTGGCCACCAACGCGCTGCTGGAGCACAAAGGGGCCAAAACCGCGTTGCTGATCAGCGAAGGTTTTGCCGATCTGCTGCAGATTGGTGACCAGACCCGCCCCGAGTTGTTTGCATTGCATGTTCAGCAGCCGACACCACTCTATGACGAGGTGGTGGAAATCGGCGAACGGATCCGCCCGGTACAGCCGCAGGAACAGGCCGATGTCGTGGGCAGTGATGGCCGTGGTTATCGGATCCTCCAAGCGCCGCAGATGAGACAGGTGCGTGCGCAACTGACGCACCTGCGCCAACACGGCTATGACAGTGTTGCCGTGGTACTGGCCCATGGTTATGCCTGCCCCGACCATGAACAGCAAGTGGGGGCGCTGGCGCGAGAACTCGGCTTTTCTCAGGTGTCGCTGTCGCATGAGGTGATGCCGACGGCACGGCTGGTGGCGCGGGGTGATACCACGGTGGTTGATGCTTATCTGACGCCGAAAATCCGTCAGTACAGCGATGGATTTCGCAATGGATTCAGCGATGGATTGGCGCAGTGCGAATTGCGCTTTATGACCTCCGATGGTGGCTTGGTGCCTGCCCCAGCTTTTAGCGGTAGCCGTGCGTTGTTGTCCGGTCCGGCCGGTGGTGTGGTCGGTTTTGCCCAAACCTGTCGGCAGGTGTTTCCCGATCGGCCGGTGATCGGTTTTGACATGGGTGGCACCTCAACGGATGTGTCGCGTTTTGACGGCGACTACGATCTGATTCAACAGAGCGAGATTGCCGGGACACGCATCCAGGCTCCGCAGCTCAATATTCAGACCGTCGCCGCAGGCGGTGGCTCGCGGCTGTTCTTCCGCCATGGCATGTTTGAGGTCGGCCCGGAGTCGGCCGGTGCTGATCCGGGGCCGGTGTGTTATCGCAAGGGCGGGCACCTGACCGTCACTGATGCCAACCTGCTGTTAGGCCGTCTGCAGCCGGATTTCTTTCCGAAGATCTTTGGTGAGGATGAACAACAGCCACTCGATCTGGACGCCACCCGTCAAGCCTTTGCCGTGTTGACCAATGAGGTGAATCAGTGGCTCTCTGAGCAGGAGCGGCCGCCCATGACCGCCGAACAAGTGGCCGCAGGCTTTCTTGATGTCGCCAACGAGCAGATGGCGCGTCCGGTGCGAGCGGTGTCGGTGCAGAAAGGCTTTGATCTGGCTGAGCATGTGCTGGCTTGTTTCGGTGGCGCTGGCGGTCAACATGCCTGTGCCATGGCGCGCAAGCTGGGTATGGAAACTATCTTTCTTCATCGCCATGCTGGAATCCTGTCTGCTTACGGCATGGCGTTGGCACAACCGGTGTGCGAGTTGCAACAGGCGGCCAGTGGTGAACTGGCACCAGACACCTTGGCAACGCTCGATGGCGTGCACCGGCAGCTGGCGGAGCAAGCTTGCCAGAGTCTGCTTGCTCAGGGTGTTGATCGACGCCAGATCGACTGTCACTGTTATCTCAACCTGCGCTATGCCGGAACCGATCATGCCATGATGATGATGCGACCGGACGACGGCGATTATGGCCGTACCTTTCGCAACGCCTACCGCCGCGAATACGGCTTTGAACTCGCGTCGCCAATTGAAATTGATGATGTGCGGGTGCGGGCCGTCGCACGTCAGGAGGGCTCTCTGACCGAGTGTGCTGTTGCTGTGGGACACCTGCCCGAGTCGTTGGCGACGGTGGCGTGTTACTTCGATGGTGCGTATCATGAGACGCCTGTGTATCCGTGGTCGGACCGCTGTGCTGAAGCAACGCTCATCGGGCCGGCGCTATTGATCCGCGACACGGCAACTGTGGTGGTTGAGCCGGGTTGCGAAGCGCGTTTCAACGCGGGCGGTGACCTGAACATCTCGGTGGGCGCCCGTGTTCAGAACTATACGACCGCGTTGGATCCGGTGCAGTTGGCGTTGCTCAGTAATCGTTTCATGTCCATCGCTGAACAGATGGGCTACGCATTGCAGCGTACGGCCATCTCCACCAACATCAAAGAGCGCTGCGATTTTTCTTGTGCCCTGTTTGATGCCGATGGCGCGCTGATTGCCAATGCGCCCCACACGCCGGTGCATCTCGGTGCCATGGGTGAAGCGGTACGGGCGCAGATCGCTGTTAATGACGAGCCGCTTCAACCCGGCGATGTGCTGCTCAGCAATCACCCGGCCATGGGAGGCAGTCACCTGCCCGATATGACGGTGATCTCGCCGTTGTGGCATGACGGACGGATTGTCATGTATGTGGCCAATCGCGGTCATCATGCCGATATCGGCGGAGTGACGCCGGGGTCCATGCCACCGTTCTCACGCTCGCTCGACGAAGAGGGCTGCGCCATCCGCCGTATGAAGCTGGTTGACGGCGGGGTGTTTCAGGAGGTGCCGTTGCGTGAGGTCCTTCAGGCGGCCGGCAGTCGGCGAATCGAGGATAATCTGTCCGATTTCAAGGCGCAGGCGGCGGCCAATCAGTGCGGAATCTGGCTGCTGGGTGAGCTGGCCGATCAGGTTGGCTTAGCCTGTGTTCAGGCCTATATGGGCTATCTTCAGGACCATGCCGAAGCTGCCGTGCGTGACGGATTATTGCACCTGGTGGCGCAGCACGGTGGCAAGCGACAACTTACGGCTGAAGACTTTCTTGATGACGGTACGGCCGTGCGTCTGACCGTGGATATCGATTCGCAGGGGCGGGCCCATTTTGACTTTCGTGACAGTGACCAGCAGCAGTGGGGCAATCTGAATGCGCCATTGGCCGTGACCTGGTCGGCGATCCTTTATGCGTTGCGCTGTCTGGTCGCCGAACCGATTCCCCTCAATCACGGCTGTCTGCGTCCGGTACGTCTGAGCGTGGCAGAAGGTTCGGTTCTGGCTCCCGATGAACAGGCCGCCGTCGTTGGTGGTAATGTGCTGACCTCGCAACGGATTGTCGATGTGTTGTTCAAGGCGTTTGGTTGTGTGGCCGCCTCGCAGGGGTGTATGAATAACCTGACCTTTGGCAACGAGCAGTTTGGCTATTACGAGACCATTGGTGGCGGCAGCGGCGCCGGACCGGACTGGGATGGCTGTTCCGGGGTGCATAGCCATATGACCAACACCCGGATCACCGATCCGGAGATTCTCGAATTACGTTATCCAGTGCTGTTGCGTCAATTTGCCATCCGTTATGGTTCCGGTGGTTGTGGGCGTCATCCGGGAGGCAACGGTCTGATCCGTGAACTCGAATTTCTACAACCGTTGACCGCCTCGATTCTCTCAGAGCGTCGGGTGTTTGCGCCCTACGGACTCGAAGGCGGTGGCTACGGACGCTGTGGTCGTAACCACGTGTGGTTTGCCGGGCGCGGTTGGATCAACCTGACGGGCAAAAACAGCGTTGCCGTGGCTGCCGGAGATCGGTTGCGCATTGAAACGCCCGGTGGCGGCGGCTTTGGAAAATGTAACGACAGATGCGCCAGCTCTGCTATGATACAACAGTGTAGTAAACGGATAGGTGGGTGTTGAAACCGGGTCGTTGACGGTCAGTGCTGATTCAGGGATAAATCATCATGCGTCATGACAAAAGTCTTTTTGAGCGGGTTCGTGAAAACGAGCAGTTGGCTGAAAAATTTTACAAAGTGGAGTTGAAGATTCTCTCCACCTTGAAGTTCGCAGATTTCTTTGACACCTTGCTCAAGGAAATTTCCGATGTTTTTCAGGTGCCTTTTGTCTGGTTTTCGCTGATTGCCGATACCGAAGTGGCGGCTATGTTGCAGCAATGCGGAGGCACCTGCGGCGAACGGCAACGGATTAACCTGATCGACCGCCATCAACTGCAGCGTTTGATCGGTGATGAGCTCTGTGTGCAATTAGTCAATGAGCAGTTGCAGCGCTATCTGCCGCTGTTGCCGAAAGATCAGCACTACGCGGTGCGCTCCATTGCGGTGGCACCGATTACGCTCGACGGCATGGTGATCGGCACGCTTAACCAGGCGGATGTTGATGGTCAGCGGTTTGCGCCGGGGCTCAATACCGTGTTACTGGAGCGCCTGGCGCTCAAGGTCGCGATTTGTCTGTCCAACGTCACAGCCCATGAGAAACTACGCTCTCAGGCGTGTCTTGATCCGCTGACCGGTTTGCTCAATCGCCGGGTTCTTGGCCAGGTGCTGCAGCGTGAGTTTGACCGGGCGTGTCGTTACGAGACCGCATTGTCTGTTGTGTTTATCGACCTCAACGATTTCAAGCAGGTCAATGACAACCATGGCCATGATGCCGGGGATCTGTTGTTGCAGTATCTGGCGGATTGTCTGCAGCGCTACAGTCGCACCACGGATCTGGTTGCCCGCTATGCCGGTGATGAATTTGTTTTGGTGCTGCCTCAGACCAGTGCCAAAAAAGCCGGTTTGCTTATGGAACGGCTGGATAAAGAATTAAGCCGCCAGGGCATGCTCTATGGGGACGCTCTGGTGGCGGTCTCGCTGAGTTATGGTGTGGCCAGTTTGCCGGATGGAGATGTCTCCAGCCCGGAACAGATGTTGAAAAAAGCCGATCAGGCTCTTTATCGTCATAAACGACGCAGTAAGGTTCATTCCGTCAGTCGTCATGAAAGTGCAGGTTTGAATGCAGATTAAAACGGCCCAGTTTGTCAAAAGTGCCACCCGCCCCGGTAATTATCCGCCGGCAGAGCGCCCTGAAATTGCCTTTGCCGGTCGCAGTAATGTCGGTAAGAGCTCCCTGCTGAACGCCATGGTGCAACGTAAAAGCCTGGTGCGGACCTCGTCGACACCTGGGCGTACGCAGTTGATTAACTTCTTCGATCTCAACGACGAGATGTATCTTGTCGACCTGCCCGGATACGGCTTTGCCAAAGTGCCCATGGCGGTAAAAAAACAATGGGGGCCGATGATCCAGACCTATCTGCAGAGCCGTCAATCGCTGTGTGCTGTGGTGGTGTTATTCGACATCCGTCGGGTACCGCGTGAGGAGGACTTGCAGTTGCTTGACTGGCTCGAGGAGTACGAAGTGCCGACCATTCCGGTGATCACCAAAGTGGACAAGGTCAGCCGCAACCGACGTGCGGCGCAGATTGCACCGATTGCCGAAGCCACCGGATTACCGGCGGAAGCTTTCAGTCTGTTTTCGGCGTTGACCAAAGAGGGGCGCGATGAGATTTGGGAGCGATTGGAAATTGCCATGGAAGAGTGCTCCTGTCTTGACGCAGAGGTCTGAACTGGTTAGTCTATGGTGGCTTAATAAATAAGGAAGGGTAGATTATATGGGAATCGTTTATGTGGTTGGTGCCGGGATTGAAGGGCAGGAAGGGTTTAGCGCCCGGGCCTTAAGTCTGGTGCGCCAGGCGCGGGTTCTTTATGGTGCACCGCGGTTGCTGGAGTTGTTCAGCGATCTTGATGTGGAGAAAGTGGCGCTCAGCGGTAACGACGATCTGTCGCAGTTGGTGAAAGATCAGCCTGGGCCGGTTGTCGTTCTGACCTCCGGTGATCCGCTGTTTTTCAGTATCGGTCGCAACCTGTTGCGCAATCTCCCCAAAGACCGCCTTGAATTTGTTCCCAATGTCAGCTCGGTACAGTCCGCGTTTTCCCGGATTAAAGAGCCGTGGGATGACGCCGTATTTATCTCCACTGAACAGCGGACTCTGGCCGATATCGGCGATCGGATTATTGCCAACGACAAGGCAGCGGTGCTGACCGATGCGCGTCATACCCCGGCAAGTATTGCCGACGAATTACTGCGGCGTGGTTTTGACGGCTACACCGTGTATTTGTGTGAAAACCTTGGGACAGCCCACGAACGCATTGTTAAAACCTCGGTTCAGGAACTGCCGACCATGCAGGCTGCGGAACTCAACGTATTGATCCTGATCAAGCGTTATGACAACGCCGCGCCGGAGGACAAGCCGACTCTGGGGATTGCCGATAGTGAATTTTTTACCATGAAAAAGCAGATCACCCCGGAAGAGGTGCGGGTGGTGGCTTTGGCGAAATTGCAGTTGCGTCATGACATGGTATTGTGGGATATAGGCGCCGGCAGTGGTTCCATCAGTATTGAAGCGGACTTTTTGTTGCCCCACGGAAGGATTTTTGCCGTCGAGCGCAACATTGAATATCTCAAATTTCTGCGGGAAAACCTCAACCGCTTTCATCCGCGCAATGTTCGGGTGGTTGAGGGCGAAGCACCCAGTTGCCTCGAAGACCTGCCCGATCCGGACCGGGTGTTTATCGGTGGCTCCGGTGGTAACCTGTGGGAACTGCTTGAGGCGGTCGATGGACGCTTGCCGGCCGATGGCCGGGTGGTTCTGACCGCCATGACTCTCGATACCCTGGTGGCATCGAGCGACTTTTTTGGAAATTCGGGATATCTGGTGGATGTGACAACCCTCAATGTGGCTCGTACCAGCAGCAATACCGATTACAAGGTCTTTGAGGCCCATAATCCCGTCTATATTATTGTAGCGACCAAGGCTCAGGATTAGCCGACGACCGGTCAGCCAAGGAGTAAGGCGATGGAACTAAAAGAGCGACGCCGTGATCCACGGTACAACACACTGAATTTTGTTTATTTCAGCTTTCAAGACCCAGCCAATGGTGATGGAGAGTATATGGGCAAGACCCTTGACGCCAGTTTGCGTGGTCTGTTGCTCGAAGTACATCTTCCGTTGCCGATTGGTCAACGTCTGAATTTAAGTGTTGGTGCCTGTGAAGATATTTTCGAATTTTCCGGCGAAGTGGTCCATTGCATGGATCATGATGACAGCATGTTTTGCACCGGGATTGAATTTGATCCGATGACTGTGGAGCAAAAAGAGAAGCTGGAACACTATCTCACCGCGTTCGCCCAGGAAAAAGAGGGATAGACATCGGTGAAAACATTACCTTGGCAAAAGGGGACGTTTCCCCTGATGCTGGCTCCGATGCAGGGGCTTACCAATCGGGCCATGCGGGCTGTCCAATGTGATATTGGACAGCCCGATGTCGTTTTTACCGAATTTGTTCGTGTCAGTCACGTTGCCCGCCAGCGCATTACGCCGAGTGATCGGCGTGAGATTCAGGCGGGTGTGGCCGGAGTGCCTCTGGTTGTGCAGTTGATTGGTCATCGCAGCGAGACCCTGGCCGAAGCGGCGCGGATCGTTGCCGACCTCGGTGGGACCCATGTCAATCTCAACATGGGCTGCCCTTTTGGGCGGACGACAACGGGTAAAACCGGTGGCGCCATGCTGCAGGAACCGGAAAAAATAGGGGATTGTCTGCGGTCGATACGAGCCGCCTTTCACGGCTCTGTGTCGGTTAAAGTGCGTGCCGGTTACGACGATCCTGAGCAGATTTTTGAGTTGTTGCCGGTATTTGAAGAGTGTGGCGTTGATTTTATCGTGCTCCATCCACGCACGGTGGTGCAAAAATACGCGGATGATGCGGATCATGGTGTGACCGCACGGGTTGTGGCGGCCACGGCGCTGCCGGTGATTGCCAACGGTGATCTGTTCAATGAAGGCCGGGCACGACAGGTGGCAGAGCAGACCGGTGCTGCCGGGCTGATGTTAGGACGTGGTGCCATTGCTGACCCATGGTTGTTTCAGCGGATCCGTTGTCGTGGTGCTGAGCCCGATGCCTCACAACGCCTGCAGCAGATGGCCGTTTATTTTGACCGTCTGTCTGACAACTATGTCCCGTTGTTTTGCGGTGAACAGCAGGTGTTAAGCAAGTTGAAGAACGTGCTCGACGCATTTGTGGATCCCGAGGTGCAGACGTTGAAAAAAAAGTTGCGTCGTTGTAAGACGTTATCTCAATTCCATGATGTTTTACGGGCCGCCTCGCTGCACATGTGAGCGTGCTGGTGACGGATGTCTATTTTGGGCGTGAACGCCCAGAGAACGGACGTTCATTGCATTGTGAATCGTCAATTGTATACAATTGTTGGATTGACTTTGTACGCTGTTTCATGGTAGTAAGCGTAGCACTGTATAGTAAAAACATACAGTAAACGCAGCGTTGCCGTGTGGCAGCGCTCAATCAACGTTGTTCCGGCCTGGTAGAGAGCTTTGTAGCTCGGGGGCGGCCGGCAATCTGCTGAAGTAAGGAGTTTTTTAATGGAGAAAAGGGTATCGCGTTGGGTATCGTTGGGCCTGATTGCAGCAGTTCTGCTGCTGTTTGGCGCCCAGAGTGCTCTGGCAGATATGGAAACCTGCCTTGAATGTCATGACGATGTCGTTACAGCCAATGACTTTATGGCATCGGTCCATGGCCAGCAAGAGTTTGAGTGTCTTGATTGCCATGAGGTTGAAGATCTGACGGCTCACGTCGACGAGGGTGTGCTGCCCGGTCCCGTTAATTGTGCCAATTGCCACGACTCGATTGCTGAAGAGCATGCCGGTAGTGTTCATGCACAAAACGACGTAGGCTGTGCCGATTGTCATGGCGGCATCCATACGCTGGAGGAAGCTCCCGCCGGCAAGCAGTCCATCGTCAATGGGTGTAACAACTGTCACGAGATGGAAGGCTATGCCGAATCCACTCATGGCAAGGCCATTGCAGAAGGCAATGAAGATGGTGCGTCCTGTGCCGACTGTCACGGTCTGCATGCTATTACCGGCCTGTCCACCTGTGATGTGAAGGTGGCCCGTTCTTTCGGAACGGATGCCTGTATTACCTGTCACGGTGACGAAGAGATGATGGAGCGCAACGAAGTCTACAGCGGTGCGGTCCATACCTATCTGGCCAGCTATCATGGTAAGAGTTATCGACTCGGTTATCCTGAGCTGACGGCCACCTGTGCTGACTGCCACGGCAGCCATGACATCTATCCGGAAGACAATCCTGCGGCAACCATCAATCTTGAAAACCGTGCCGATACGTGCGGTAAGTGTCATGAAGGTTCCAGCCGTCTGTTCAGCCAATTTTATTCTCACGGCGATCACTCCGACTTTGGTAACTATCCGGTACTGGCTGTGACCTTCTGGGCCATGACCGCTCTGCTGGTGGGTACTTTCTCCGTATTCTGGCTGCACTCTCTTCTTTGGATGATTCGCGGCATTGCCGAGAACAAAGAGAAGAAAGCCGCTCTGGCTGCCGGCAAGGCGCACATTGAGATTCCTGACGGGCATCGCGTCTACAAGCGTTTCCAGAACTACCATATTTTCATGCACTTGCTGGTTATTATCAGCTTCCTGATCCTGGCTCTGACCGGTCTGCCGCTGAAATTCTCCAGCCAGCACTGGGCACAGGTGATGATGGACTTCTACGGTGGAACCGCCAACGCCGCGTTTGGTCACCGCATTGGCGCCTGCATCACATTCGTCTACTTTGGTATGGCGATTGTTCTGAGCATCAACTTCCTGTTCTTCCGGAAGGATATTCCGGGAATGTGGCTGCAGCGTCTGTTTGGCCCGGATTCTCTGATGCCGAACTTCCGTGATATTAAAGACGTGACCGGCATGGTGCGCTGGTTCCTGTGGAAAGGTCCCAAGCCGACCTTTGAGCGCTGGAACTACTGGGAAAAATTCGACTTCATCGCGGTCTTCTGGGGTATGTTTGCCATCGGTGGCTCCGGTCTGATGTTGTGGTTCCCCGAGTTCTTCGGTAGCTTCCTGCCGGGCTGGGTGTTCAACGTGGCGACCATTGTTCACTCGGACGAAGCCCTGTTGGCGACCGGCTTTATCTTCTCGGTCCACTTTTTCAATACCCACCTGCGTCCGGAGAAATTCCCCATGGACTTCGTCATCTTCAACGGCGAAATGCACAAAGAAGAGTTTGTTGAAGAGCGTGGTGATCAGTGGAAGCGCTATCAAGAGCTGGGGATTACTGAGCAGTTCTTTAAAGAGAAAACATCCAGTCCGCTGTATGGCCTGATTCTGAGAATCTTTGGATTCACCGCAGTTGCCATTGGTGTCACCCTGCTGGTTCTGATGGTTGTTGCCATCCTTGGCGGCAGTCATTAAGTGATACTTGGATAAAATCTGGTCCAAAAGGGAGTTGCTTCGGCAACTCCCTTTTGTGTTTTTAGAGCTTATGTTAGAGTCTGCGCACGATAATCTGGAGGATGCGTATGAAAAAATTTGCTGTTTCACTGGGAGTGATCGGCCTGGTGATGAATCTGCTCGGCGGCCTGTCGGCTCTTTTCGGGGTTTATCTCATCGCTTTTAAAGCCGGGGTAGAGATGTTCGGTTGGGGCAATGCGAAAACGTTTGGCTACCTGTTTTTATGTGTCGGGTTGTGTTTTGTCGCTGGCGGTGTGTTGTTGGCCAGCTATGTACGAAACCGCTGAATTGGCTTTGTTTGAAGGCTGAACCTCGACTGCGCATGGTGGATGATTGCCGATTGCCGGGCTGCGACTTGATTTTTTTCTGTAATCAACGCAATATAGCTGTGCATTCTGCATTGCTCCTTTCTTAACCCTTTCACAGGTCGATTATGGCGTTGCGTTTCTCCTTGCTGGTCAAATTCATGGCCGTTATCAGTACGGTTCTGTTGATCACCATGTTTATTTCGGTGGTGGTGAATGTCCGTTTTCAACGCCAGATCACGTTGGAGAACTCCCTTCACGAAGCGGATTATTTCAGCGAGACCATTCTGCGTTCCACCTATTATCAAATGCTTGAGGATGATCGGGAGATGCTCTATCAGATGATTGATGAGGTGGGCGCTATGCCTGGTATTCGTCGTATTCGTCTGTTTAATAAAGAAGGGATCATCAATTTCTCCACCGATAAGCAGGAGGTGGGGACGATTATTCAGCACAACTCCGAGGGGTGCAGTATCTGTCACCTGGATACCGGTGAACCTCTAGCTTATGCGCCGACAGCCGCCCGTGGGCGGACCTTCTACGATGAAAATGGTGAGATCTTTCTTGGCGTGACCAAGGCGATCTACAACGATCCAAGCTGTTATACGGCGGAATGTCATTACCATCCTCAGGATCGTGAGCTCAACGGGATTCTCGATGTGCAGA
Protein-coding sequences here:
- the cbiE gene encoding precorrin-6y C5,15-methyltransferase (decarboxylating) subunit CbiE; this encodes MGIVYVVGAGIEGQEGFSARALSLVRQARVLYGAPRLLELFSDLDVEKVALSGNDDLSQLVKDQPGPVVVLTSGDPLFFSIGRNLLRNLPKDRLEFVPNVSSVQSAFSRIKEPWDDAVFISTEQRTLADIGDRIIANDKAAVLTDARHTPASIADELLRRGFDGYTVYLCENLGTAHERIVKTSVQELPTMQAAELNVLILIKRYDNAAPEDKPTLGIADSEFFTMKKQITPEEVRVVALAKLQLRHDMVLWDIGAGSGSISIEADFLLPHGRIFAVERNIEYLKFLRENLNRFHPRNVRVVEGEAPSCLEDLPDPDRVFIGGSGGNLWELLEAVDGRLPADGRVVLTAMTLDTLVASSDFFGNSGYLVDVTTLNVARTSSNTDYKVFEAHNPVYIIVATKAQD
- a CDS encoding cytochrome c3 family protein, encoding MEKRVSRWVSLGLIAAVLLLFGAQSALADMETCLECHDDVVTANDFMASVHGQQEFECLDCHEVEDLTAHVDEGVLPGPVNCANCHDSIAEEHAGSVHAQNDVGCADCHGGIHTLEEAPAGKQSIVNGCNNCHEMEGYAESTHGKAIAEGNEDGASCADCHGLHAITGLSTCDVKVARSFGTDACITCHGDEEMMERNEVYSGAVHTYLASYHGKSYRLGYPELTATCADCHGSHDIYPEDNPAATINLENRADTCGKCHEGSSRLFSQFYSHGDHSDFGNYPVLAVTFWAMTALLVGTFSVFWLHSLLWMIRGIAENKEKKAALAAGKAHIEIPDGHRVYKRFQNYHIFMHLLVIISFLILALTGLPLKFSSQHWAQVMMDFYGGTANAAFGHRIGACITFVYFGMAIVLSINFLFFRKDIPGMWLQRLFGPDSLMPNFRDIKDVTGMVRWFLWKGPKPTFERWNYWEKFDFIAVFWGMFAIGGSGLMLWFPEFFGSFLPGWVFNVATIVHSDEALLATGFIFSVHFFNTHLRPEKFPMDFVIFNGEMHKEEFVEERGDQWKRYQELGITEQFFKEKTSSPLYGLILRIFGFTAVAIGVTLLVLMVVAILGGSH
- a CDS encoding PilZ domain-containing protein, with the translated sequence MELKERRRDPRYNTLNFVYFSFQDPANGDGEYMGKTLDASLRGLLLEVHLPLPIGQRLNLSVGACEDIFEFSGEVVHCMDHDDSMFCTGIEFDPMTVEQKEKLEHYLTAFAQEKEG
- a CDS encoding hydantoinase B/oxoprolinase family protein is translated as MAVPWSGIRFAIDRGGTFTDVYAQLPDGRSFVHKLLSEDPHNYTDAPREGIRRILEQIGGEALPEQFSAEGIASVRMGTTVATNALLEHKGAKTALLISEGFADLLQIGDQTRPELFALHVQQPTPLYDEVVEIGERIRPVQPQEQADVVGSDGRGYRILQAPQMRQVRAQLTHLRQHGYDSVAVVLAHGYACPDHEQQVGALARELGFSQVSLSHEVMPTARLVARGDTTVVDAYLTPKIRQYSDGFRNGFSDGLAQCELRFMTSDGGLVPAPAFSGSRALLSGPAGGVVGFAQTCRQVFPDRPVIGFDMGGTSTDVSRFDGDYDLIQQSEIAGTRIQAPQLNIQTVAAGGGSRLFFRHGMFEVGPESAGADPGPVCYRKGGHLTVTDANLLLGRLQPDFFPKIFGEDEQQPLDLDATRQAFAVLTNEVNQWLSEQERPPMTAEQVAAGFLDVANEQMARPVRAVSVQKGFDLAEHVLACFGGAGGQHACAMARKLGMETIFLHRHAGILSAYGMALAQPVCELQQAASGELAPDTLATLDGVHRQLAEQACQSLLAQGVDRRQIDCHCYLNLRYAGTDHAMMMMRPDDGDYGRTFRNAYRREYGFELASPIEIDDVRVRAVARQEGSLTECAVAVGHLPESLATVACYFDGAYHETPVYPWSDRCAEATLIGPALLIRDTATVVVEPGCEARFNAGGDLNISVGARVQNYTTALDPVQLALLSNRFMSIAEQMGYALQRTAISTNIKERCDFSCALFDADGALIANAPHTPVHLGAMGEAVRAQIAVNDEPLQPGDVLLSNHPAMGGSHLPDMTVISPLWHDGRIVMYVANRGHHADIGGVTPGSMPPFSRSLDEEGCAIRRMKLVDGGVFQEVPLREVLQAAGSRRIEDNLSDFKAQAAANQCGIWLLGELADQVGLACVQAYMGYLQDHAEAAVRDGLLHLVAQHGGKRQLTAEDFLDDGTAVRLTVDIDSQGRAHFDFRDSDQQQWGNLNAPLAVTWSAILYALRCLVAEPIPLNHGCLRPVRLSVAEGSVLAPDEQAAVVGGNVLTSQRIVDVLFKAFGCVAASQGCMNNLTFGNEQFGYYETIGGGSGAGPDWDGCSGVHSHMTNTRITDPEILELRYPVLLRQFAIRYGSGGCGRHPGGNGLIRELEFLQPLTASILSERRVFAPYGLEGGGYGRCGRNHVWFAGRGWINLTGKNSVAVAAGDRLRIETPGGGGFGKCNDRCASSAMIQQCSKRIGGC
- a CDS encoding sensor domain-containing diguanylate cyclase, with product MRHDKSLFERVRENEQLAEKFYKVELKILSTLKFADFFDTLLKEISDVFQVPFVWFSLIADTEVAAMLQQCGGTCGERQRINLIDRHQLQRLIGDELCVQLVNEQLQRYLPLLPKDQHYAVRSIAVAPITLDGMVIGTLNQADVDGQRFAPGLNTVLLERLALKVAICLSNVTAHEKLRSQACLDPLTGLLNRRVLGQVLQREFDRACRYETALSVVFIDLNDFKQVNDNHGHDAGDLLLQYLADCLQRYSRTTDLVARYAGDEFVLVLPQTSAKKAGLLMERLDKELSRQGMLYGDALVAVSLSYGVASLPDGDVSSPEQMLKKADQALYRHKRRSKVHSVSRHESAGLNAD
- the yihA gene encoding ribosome biogenesis GTP-binding protein YihA/YsxC, with amino-acid sequence MQIKTAQFVKSATRPGNYPPAERPEIAFAGRSNVGKSSLLNAMVQRKSLVRTSSTPGRTQLINFFDLNDEMYLVDLPGYGFAKVPMAVKKQWGPMIQTYLQSRQSLCAVVVLFDIRRVPREEDLQLLDWLEEYEVPTIPVITKVDKVSRNRRAAQIAPIAEATGLPAEAFSLFSALTKEGRDEIWERLEIAMEECSCLDAEV
- a CDS encoding tRNA-dihydrouridine synthase family protein → MKTLPWQKGTFPLMLAPMQGLTNRAMRAVQCDIGQPDVVFTEFVRVSHVARQRITPSDRREIQAGVAGVPLVVQLIGHRSETLAEAARIVADLGGTHVNLNMGCPFGRTTTGKTGGAMLQEPEKIGDCLRSIRAAFHGSVSVKVRAGYDDPEQIFELLPVFEECGVDFIVLHPRTVVQKYADDADHGVTARVVAATALPVIANGDLFNEGRARQVAEQTGAAGLMLGRGAIADPWLFQRIRCRGAEPDASQRLQQMAVYFDRLSDNYVPLFCGEQQVLSKLKNVLDAFVDPEVQTLKKKLRRCKTLSQFHDVLRAASLHM